One Methylorubrum extorquens genomic window, AGAGCCTTTCGCGTGACGGGAGCGCCTGTCCGAGGTCCGGGCTCGTCTGCCGCCACGCGGCGTAGGCCGCAGCGAGCTGCCGCTTGATCGCGAATTCCTGCGCGTCGAGCGCGTCGAGACGCGCGAGGACGGGGCCGAGCTCCCCCGTTTCCCCCGTCCGCGCGAGCTTCAGCACGGCGTAGTGCAGGCCGGTGAGGCCGTTCACCAGGGCCTCGATCTCGTCGCAGATCCGCTGGAACTCCGGGTCGGGCCAGCGCAGGGCCCGCCAGAAGAAGGCGAAGCCGTGCTCGTAGGCCCATTTGCGGATGGTGATGACCGGCAGTTCGCGCAGGGCCTCCCCGACATCCGTCAGCTTCAGCCCACCCCGCCCCTCGGCATGGGCGAGCACGATGGCGCGCGCGGCATCGATCAGCGGGTTGGTGTCGAACCGGAAGCAGGCCTCGAAAAAGGCCGCGAGATCCGTGTCCGTTGGCGGATGCGCGCGCGAGGGATCGAAGCGGTAGCCGCCCGCGACGCTGGGTTGGCGGATGGCGTTGAGCATCCGCTCACGCTCGATCACGCCCTCCCAGCGGAAGTCGGGGTCGCGCACCTGCCAGAGGTCGGGATCGTCGCTGAGCGACACCAGCAGGTAGTGCGGGAAGGGGTTCTGGTTGAACTTGTTCTCCCGCTCGGGGAGGTGGAACATGTCGAGCATCACCATGAGGCTGGTGTCGGGCTCGCGCCGCTCCATCAGGTCGAGCAGGGTCGCGACGTTCTCCTCCTTCGAGCGGGAATGGTCGTACCAGGAGACGAGCGGCACGCCGTAGAGCCGCTCGAACCAGTAGCGGAAC contains:
- a CDS encoding DUF6005 family protein, producing the protein MSNERLIAAIGTVLREEMQHPHLDRFGPEARLNEDLYLDSVQLLQLILSLEMTHGVSVPEEAVNRQDVSTVADLARLLAPGAEPAAPEPEAPAEGVHGAMPYDLKIHCFVSCVCDGLKRRGIDHRPFYALIWDAEFAITDGTRLAYHSDAMDHESFRYWFERLYGVPLVSWYDHSRSKEENVATLLDLMERREPDTSLMVMLDMFHLPERENKFNQNPFPHYLLVSLSDDPDLWQVRDPDFRWEGVIERERMLNAIRQPSVAGGYRFDPSRAHPPTDTDLAAFFEACFRFDTNPLIDAARAIVLAHAEGRGGLKLTDVGEALRELPVITIRKWAYEHGFAFFWRALRWPDPEFQRICDEIEALVNGLTGLHYAVLKLARTGETGELGPVLARLDALDAQEFAIKRQLAAAYAAWRQTSPDLGQALPSRERLSA